From one Lysinibacillus sp. G4S2 genomic stretch:
- the grpE gene encoding nucleotide exchange factor GrpE — protein sequence MTETTENKDLVQEEKDVQAENAVEVEATEVKEEQQAELTIEEQYEAKLAELQAKLADEENRHLRLRADFDNIRRRNQLDREAAEKYRAQSLLSDLLPVIDNFERALQVEATSEETASIVKGIEMVYRSLLEATEKEGLQIIKAEGEQFDPNVHQAVMQEQDSEKETGVVVRELQKGYMLKDRVLRPTMVSVNE from the coding sequence GTGACGGAAACAACTGAAAACAAAGACCTTGTACAAGAAGAAAAGGATGTACAAGCTGAAAATGCAGTAGAAGTAGAAGCAACAGAAGTTAAAGAAGAACAACAAGCTGAATTAACAATCGAAGAACAGTACGAAGCAAAGCTAGCTGAGTTACAAGCAAAGCTAGCCGACGAGGAAAATCGTCATCTACGCTTACGAGCTGACTTCGATAATATACGCCGTCGCAATCAACTTGATCGTGAGGCTGCTGAAAAGTACCGTGCGCAGAGCTTACTCTCAGATTTACTGCCAGTAATCGATAATTTTGAGCGTGCTTTACAAGTTGAAGCGACTTCAGAAGAAACTGCTTCTATCGTAAAAGGTATCGAAATGGTGTACCGCTCCCTACTAGAAGCGACTGAGAAGGAAGGCTTACAAATTATTAAAGCAGAAGGTGAGCAGTTTGATCCAAATGTTCACCAAGCTGTCATGCAAGAGCAAGATAGTGAAAAAGAAACGGGTGTTGTCGTACGCGAGCTTCAAAAAGGCTATATGTTAAAGGATCGTGTATTACGCCCAACAATGGTATCAGTAAACGAATAG